A segment of the Nocardia higoensis genome:
CGGGGCGGACCGGCGGAGAGATCTCCGTCGCGCCCGGCCCGGCACGCAGAGGATGTACGTGACGACACAGGAAGCGAGTGCCCCAGTGAGCACCCCGGAGAACGACACCAACGCCGAGTTCCCGGTCGACGACGTGGTGGCCGAGCAGGCCCGCGACGAGGTGGACGACGCGGCGCCCGCCGAGGAGCCTGTGGCCGAAGACGACGCTGTGGCCGAAGCCGCCCCCGAGGAGCCGGCCGATCCCGTCGCCGCGATGAAGGCCGCGCTGCGCCGCGCCCAGGGCGACTGGTATGTCATCCACTCCTACGCCGGCTACGAGAACAAGGTGAAGGCCAACCTCGAGACCCGCGTGCAGAACCTGGACCTCGAGGACTACATCTTCCAGGTCGAGGTGCCGACCGAAGAGGTCACCGAGATCAAGAACGGCCAGCGCAAGAACGTCAACCGCAAGGTGCTGCCCGGCTACATCCTGGTGCGCATGGAGCTCAACGACGAGTCCTGGGGCGCGGTGCGCAACACCCCCGGTGTCACCGGCTTCGTCGGCGCCACCTCCCGGCCCTCGCCGCTGTCCATCGACGACGTGGTGAAGTTCCTGGTGCCCGCCTCGCAGCGGAAGAAGGCGCCCGCCGCCGCTGCCGCGAGCGCCGAGTCCGCCGCGGGCGCCGAGGCGGCGCCGAAGCCGGTCATCGAGGTCGACTTCGAGGTCGGCGAGTCGGTGACGGTGATGGACGGCCCGTTCGCGACGCTGCCCGCCAGCATTTCCGAGGTCAACGCCGAGCAGCAGAAGCTGAAGGTGCTCGTGTCGATCTTCGGCCGCGAGACCCCGGTCGAGCTGGCCTTCACCCAGGTCGCGAAGATCTAGTTGCTTCCGTCGCGGCCCTGGCGGTCGGCGACGGGATGGTTCGGGCCCGCGCCGCGGGTTCGACTTCCGCGAGGCTTGCACACAGCAAGGACACCAACACCTAGGAAAGAAAGATGCCCCCCAAGAAGAAGAAGCTCGCCGGGATCATCAAGCTTCAGATCCAGGCCGGTCAGGCGAACCCGGCTCCGCCGGTGGGCCCCGCTCTCGGTCAGCACGGCGTCAACATCATGGAGTTCTGCAAGGCGTACAACGCCGCGACCGAGTCGCAGCGTGGCAACGTCATCCCGGTCGAGATCTCGGTGTACGAGGA
Coding sequences within it:
- the nusG gene encoding transcription termination/antitermination protein NusG, producing the protein MSTPENDTNAEFPVDDVVAEQARDEVDDAAPAEEPVAEDDAVAEAAPEEPADPVAAMKAALRRAQGDWYVIHSYAGYENKVKANLETRVQNLDLEDYIFQVEVPTEEVTEIKNGQRKNVNRKVLPGYILVRMELNDESWGAVRNTPGVTGFVGATSRPSPLSIDDVVKFLVPASQRKKAPAAAAASAESAAGAEAAPKPVIEVDFEVGESVTVMDGPFATLPASISEVNAEQQKLKVLVSIFGRETPVELAFTQVAKI